In Actinomycetota bacterium, the following proteins share a genomic window:
- a CDS encoding restriction endonuclease, with product MQLTQDEIFGLFGLQAPSTPGRASRPRPTGLELEDRCEKILLDAGWSVKRTPRTRDGGVDVIASRVDEVGVEHRLFVQCKDYARPVGVEIVRELLGVLPPGQSVRAVIAAPAGLTADAGRLADDRGVIVWDKSRLSEFESRTGD from the coding sequence GTGCAGCTGACGCAGGATGAAATCTTCGGCTTGTTCGGTCTGCAAGCACCGTCGACCCCCGGCCGAGCGTCGCGTCCTCGGCCGACTGGCCTGGAACTCGAGGATCGGTGCGAGAAGATCCTTCTCGATGCCGGGTGGTCGGTGAAGAGAACGCCCAGAACGCGGGATGGTGGCGTGGATGTGATCGCGTCGCGCGTTGATGAAGTCGGCGTTGAGCACCGCCTGTTCGTTCAGTGCAAGGACTATGCTCGTCCGGTCGGCGTCGAGATCGTTCGAGAGTTGCTCGGTGTCCTTCCGCCCGGCCAGTCTGTCCGCGCGGTGATTGCCGCGCCGGCTGGGTTGACGGCTGACGCGGGTCGACTGGCAGACGATCGGGGCGTCATCGTTTGGGACAAGTCCCGCCTGAGCGAGTTTGAGTCCCGGACGGGCGACTAG
- a CDS encoding DUF3800 domain-containing protein yields the protein MFLDETGAIARDRFFGVGCLKVPEPSVLLRALQTLRDRNHWYNEIHWVKITRTALPFYKQVVDVVAATPTATLACFVADRNAADPISRFRTPWKAYEKLATQLIIGNISPGEIVAVLADNYSTPHNVSFEIDVKAQVNRRLRRLGVISVCRLDSRAADCLQIVDLLTAAVAFEFRQSAGLASSTTPKAELAEYVRQVFGASSFLSGFRSARLNVALFRNPRPPASRSPRRAGSP from the coding sequence ATGTTCTTGGACGAGACAGGAGCCATCGCTCGGGACCGGTTCTTCGGGGTTGGATGTTTGAAGGTGCCCGAACCCAGCGTTCTCCTCCGAGCGCTTCAGACGCTGCGGGACCGGAACCACTGGTACAACGAGATTCACTGGGTGAAGATAACGCGCACCGCCCTGCCCTTCTACAAGCAAGTCGTGGATGTGGTTGCAGCGACTCCAACGGCCACCCTCGCGTGCTTCGTCGCTGATCGAAACGCAGCGGACCCCATCAGTCGATTCCGTACGCCCTGGAAGGCATATGAGAAGCTCGCGACTCAACTCATCATCGGAAACATCAGCCCGGGTGAGATCGTCGCCGTGCTCGCAGACAACTACTCGACACCGCACAACGTTAGCTTCGAAATCGACGTGAAGGCCCAGGTTAACCGACGTCTCCGTCGACTTGGAGTCATTAGCGTTTGCCGCCTCGACTCCAGGGCGGCCGACTGCCTACAGATCGTCGACCTTCTCACCGCGGCAGTCGCCTTTGAGTTCCGCCAGAGCGCCGGGCTGGCGAGTTCCACAACGCCCAAGGCTGAGCTTGCCGAGTATGTTCGGCAGGTCTTCGGAGCGTCCAGCTTCCTGAGTGGCTTCCGAAGCGCAAGGCTGAACGTCGCTCTCTTCAGAAACCCGCGTCCTCCGGCTTCGAGATCGCCGAGGCGCGCCGGGAGCCCCTAA
- a CDS encoding NlpC/P60 family protein yields MGKRLRVLVALFVVPAGLFAIVPARAAAVEYSDVSSSHWADSAIRYVAESNDWMRVGGREFGPDRALTRALLARMVVRAFYRPPAPPPSPPPSPSPDPSPSPEPSVDPSPAPSPDPTPISEPSPTPTPTVAPEPALEFHDVPETNWVYGYANRAVLQGWMSAPGGYFRPGGLVTKTEMDRTLVRALWPIDAIRGITGIATADGYRFRHSSTLAYGVIAAQLGFHYNYPNAMGRELVPGTVVTRADGAYALREARRSGGTLVGETLPWELRPYELVQVTSMDSVRRQVVEFALRYANYPYVWGGSSSKGFDCSGFVWWVLRSGSGPSSRGYSGWSLPQRTSYDMAHATSRKIDLAHLRPLDILFWDVEGPNDHTWQGVGHAGVYLGNGWFIHSSGSRGGVSIGWMGEGWWRDAFVWGRRIVPT; encoded by the coding sequence ATGGGGAAGAGGTTGCGCGTCCTGGTCGCCCTATTTGTCGTCCCGGCGGGGCTCTTTGCGATCGTTCCCGCGCGCGCCGCCGCGGTGGAGTACTCAGACGTCTCGTCGTCGCACTGGGCAGACTCGGCGATTCGCTACGTTGCCGAGTCCAACGACTGGATGCGGGTCGGAGGACGAGAGTTTGGTCCGGACCGGGCACTCACGCGCGCCCTGCTCGCGCGCATGGTCGTGCGTGCGTTCTATCGTCCACCCGCCCCGCCGCCGTCTCCGCCGCCGTCTCCGTCGCCCGACCCAAGCCCTTCGCCGGAGCCTTCGGTCGATCCGTCGCCGGCCCCGTCCCCTGACCCCACGCCGATTTCCGAGCCTTCGCCGACTCCCACGCCGACGGTCGCCCCCGAACCGGCTCTCGAGTTCCACGACGTTCCCGAGACGAACTGGGTATACGGCTACGCGAACCGCGCGGTCCTGCAGGGGTGGATGAGCGCACCCGGCGGCTACTTCCGGCCCGGCGGGCTCGTGACCAAGACCGAGATGGACCGCACTCTGGTGCGCGCTCTCTGGCCGATCGACGCAATCCGCGGGATCACCGGCATCGCGACTGCGGACGGATATCGGTTCCGCCATTCCTCGACGCTCGCCTACGGTGTGATCGCGGCGCAACTTGGCTTTCACTACAACTACCCGAATGCGATGGGTCGCGAACTGGTGCCGGGGACCGTCGTCACGCGCGCGGACGGCGCTTACGCGCTGCGCGAGGCTCGGCGCAGCGGGGGCACCCTGGTGGGGGAGACCCTTCCTTGGGAGCTGCGACCGTACGAATTGGTTCAGGTGACGTCGATGGACTCCGTTCGGCGTCAGGTGGTCGAGTTCGCGCTTCGATACGCCAACTACCCGTACGTCTGGGGCGGATCATCCTCGAAGGGATTCGATTGCTCGGGATTTGTCTGGTGGGTCCTCAGGTCGGGATCCGGGCCTTCGAGTCGGGGTTACTCGGGTTGGTCGTTGCCCCAGAGAACCTCCTACGACATGGCGCATGCCACCTCGCGCAAGATCGATCTCGCCCACCTGCGGCCGCTCGACATCTTGTTCTGGGACGTGGAAGGCCCGAACGACCACACGTGGCAGGGCGTCGGGCACGCGGGCGTGTATCTGGGCAACGGTTGGTTCATCCACTCCTCAGGCAGTCGTGGGGGAGTGAGCATCGGCTGGATGGGCGAAGGATGGTGGCGCGACGCGTTCGTCTGGGGCCGGCGGATCGTCCCGACCTGA
- the dnaX gene encoding DNA polymerase III subunit gamma/tau: MTSIALYRRYRPQTFEDVLGQGHVTETLQAGIREGRVAHAFLFSGSRGTGKTSTARILAKALNCEKGPTPTPCNVCETCVSITDGRSLDVIEIDAASHGGVDDVRDLRENAMLAPAIASRKIYIVDEAHMVSTQGWNAFLKTVEEPPEHVIFVFATTEPHKVLPTILSRCQRFDFRRVSSSTIADHLAEVCAAEGFTADSGALQLIARAAEGGVRDALSTLDQLASGGSITVAEASRLLGVAAGDALFEFIDSLAGGDTAAAVHAIARLVDDGQDLRVFARALVDHFRALLLTKHVEDCESLIDVTEETRARLSGQADTIAAPKLLHLLRLFIDASAEMRQQVSPRLALELAAVRATMPEVDDSAAAAIARIERLERLLDVRGTAISAADAPVIAKPASDPQPTPAVAPAEEAPQPAKKAVKKSAPEPVKAPEPPPVAPHLESSAGGLLDIEKLRRSWAVVLEEVRKQSRRVHAYVAETKPVSIDGKVLLLETPFPFHAQELEADRNARIIAAAVAGVFGVNPRIKAIAKVPDAEPDEPDFGSTEPAGDPLDIVRAGFGDVVIEE, from the coding sequence GTGACATCGATCGCCCTGTACCGCCGGTACCGGCCCCAGACGTTCGAGGACGTGCTCGGGCAGGGCCACGTCACCGAGACCCTGCAAGCCGGCATCCGCGAGGGCCGAGTCGCTCACGCGTTTCTGTTCTCGGGCTCGCGTGGTACCGGCAAGACCTCGACCGCCCGAATCCTGGCCAAGGCGCTCAACTGCGAGAAGGGGCCGACACCGACGCCCTGCAACGTGTGTGAGACCTGCGTGTCGATAACCGATGGCCGATCGCTGGACGTGATCGAGATCGACGCCGCTTCGCACGGTGGCGTGGACGATGTGCGGGATCTGCGTGAGAACGCCATGCTCGCCCCGGCGATCGCCAGCCGCAAGATCTACATCGTGGACGAGGCGCACATGGTCTCGACCCAGGGGTGGAACGCGTTCCTAAAGACCGTCGAGGAACCACCCGAGCACGTGATCTTCGTGTTCGCGACCACCGAGCCGCACAAGGTGTTGCCGACGATTCTGTCGCGCTGCCAGCGCTTCGACTTCCGTCGCGTCTCGTCGTCGACGATTGCCGATCACCTCGCGGAGGTGTGCGCTGCGGAGGGATTCACCGCCGACTCCGGCGCGCTGCAGTTGATCGCGCGCGCGGCCGAGGGCGGCGTCCGGGACGCGTTGTCGACGCTTGACCAACTTGCCTCCGGCGGATCGATCACGGTGGCCGAAGCGTCGCGGCTACTGGGGGTCGCAGCCGGGGACGCGCTATTCGAGTTCATCGACTCGCTTGCGGGAGGCGACACTGCGGCAGCCGTGCATGCAATCGCGCGCTTGGTCGACGACGGACAAGACCTGCGCGTGTTTGCGCGCGCACTGGTTGATCACTTCCGCGCGCTGCTGCTGACCAAGCACGTCGAGGACTGTGAGTCCTTGATCGACGTGACCGAGGAAACGCGCGCGCGCCTTTCGGGGCAGGCTGACACGATCGCCGCGCCGAAACTACTGCACCTGCTTCGATTGTTCATCGATGCTTCGGCGGAGATGCGCCAGCAAGTGTCGCCGCGCCTGGCGCTGGAGCTCGCCGCCGTGCGCGCGACCATGCCCGAAGTCGATGATTCCGCGGCTGCGGCAATCGCGCGCATTGAGCGTTTGGAGCGCCTGCTGGATGTGCGCGGCACGGCGATATCCGCGGCCGATGCGCCCGTTATTGCGAAACCTGCGTCGGATCCCCAACCGACTCCCGCGGTTGCTCCCGCAGAGGAGGCACCGCAGCCGGCCAAGAAGGCTGTGAAGAAGTCGGCTCCCGAACCTGTGAAAGCGCCGGAACCGCCACCGGTTGCTCCGCACTTGGAATCCTCGGCCGGAGGTCTGCTCGATATCGAGAAGCTGCGGCGTTCGTGGGCGGTCGTGCTGGAAGAAGTGCGCAAGCAGAGCCGTCGGGTACATGCCTACGTCGCAGAGACCAAGCCGGTTTCGATCGACGGGAAAGTGCTGCTGCTCGAGACGCCGTTTCCCTTCCATGCCCAAGAACTCGAAGCCGATCGCAATGCGCGCATCATTGCCGCCGCCGTTGCCGGTGTCTTCGGAGTGAATCCGCGGATCAAGGCCATTGCGAAGGTTCCCGATGCGGAGCCCGATGAGCCCGACTTCGGCTCGACCGAACCGGCCGGTGATCCGCTCGACATCGTGCGCGCCGGGTTTGGCGACGTGGTCATCGAGGAGTAG
- the recR gene encoding recombination mediator RecR — MFEGPVQDLIDAFRRLPGIGSKSAQRLAFHLLKSPAEDARALAGAIVAAKEKVTICSVCFNVSEGKQCNFCRDPKRDSSLICVVEEPGDIIAVERTQEFRGRYHVLGGHISPMDGVGPDDLRMRELVQRLGDGEVVEVILCTNPTVEGEATALYLARLIKPLSVRVTRIASGLPVGGDLEYADEVTLGRALEGRREL, encoded by the coding sequence GTGTTCGAAGGTCCCGTCCAAGATCTGATCGACGCTTTTCGTCGGCTGCCCGGCATTGGGAGCAAGTCCGCGCAGCGGCTGGCGTTTCACTTGCTGAAGTCTCCGGCCGAGGACGCGCGCGCGCTCGCAGGCGCGATTGTCGCGGCGAAGGAGAAGGTGACGATCTGCAGCGTGTGCTTCAACGTCAGCGAAGGCAAGCAGTGCAACTTCTGCCGCGATCCCAAGCGCGATTCGTCGCTGATTTGCGTCGTCGAGGAGCCGGGCGACATCATCGCGGTCGAGCGGACGCAGGAGTTTCGCGGCCGCTACCACGTGCTCGGCGGTCACATCTCGCCGATGGACGGGGTCGGACCCGACGACCTGCGCATGCGGGAGTTAGTGCAGCGCCTGGGCGACGGTGAAGTGGTCGAGGTCATTTTGTGCACGAACCCAACCGTCGAAGGGGAAGCGACCGCGCTTTACCTTGCCAGACTCATCAAGCCGCTGTCCGTGCGCGTCACGCGGATCGCCAGTGGCCTGCCCGTCGGCGGGGACTTGGAGTATGCCGACGAGGTCACGCTCGGGCGCGCGCTCGAAGGCCGCCGCGAACTCTGA
- a CDS encoding DUF402 domain-containing protein, which translates to MNPVRFSPGDVVAMREVWRGKVWAARPMVVVRDDSDLHAFWFPRGTPWRRPCALDGSPMRVPVREWRLAEDEWDRNDNLILAAPGAAHAVHLFWSAETELLGWYVNLQQPLERTSVGFDYMDLALDVVAAPDLSTWRWKDEDDLTEFVSHGLLSAGEARAVRAEGEAVLVRMHDRAAPFNDGWPSWRPDPSWPMPTLPVGWERSTRA; encoded by the coding sequence ATGAATCCTGTTCGGTTCTCCCCCGGCGACGTGGTCGCGATGCGGGAAGTGTGGCGCGGCAAGGTGTGGGCCGCGCGCCCGATGGTCGTCGTGCGTGACGATTCGGACTTGCACGCGTTCTGGTTCCCGCGCGGCACGCCATGGCGGCGTCCGTGCGCGCTCGACGGTTCGCCGATGCGCGTTCCGGTGCGAGAGTGGCGCCTTGCCGAAGATGAGTGGGATCGCAACGACAACTTGATCTTGGCCGCGCCCGGCGCGGCGCACGCGGTGCACTTGTTCTGGAGCGCAGAGACGGAATTGCTGGGCTGGTACGTGAACTTGCAGCAGCCGCTGGAGCGCACGTCGGTCGGGTTCGACTACATGGACCTTGCGCTGGACGTGGTCGCCGCACCCGACCTATCCACCTGGCGTTGGAAGGATGAGGACGACCTCACGGAGTTCGTCTCGCATGGGTTGCTTTCCGCCGGCGAGGCGCGCGCGGTGCGAGCCGAGGGTGAGGCGGTTCTCGTGCGCATGCATGATCGCGCCGCGCCGTTCAACGACGGATGGCCGTCCTGGCGTCCCGATCCCTCGTGGCCGATGCCGACGCTGCCGGTTGGTTGGGAACGTTCGACGAGGGCGTAA
- a CDS encoding MarR family transcriptional regulator — translation MRLHAPLNDLFRTGSHVRILRALNDLPAGHATSARDLARRAGISHPTASAVLASLLDQGLVKVRRTPRADLFEFNRSHALVEHITPLLDWEQSADRDLTTFLRTRLSRTKHGVRDAFIFGSAARGDMQPSSDIDLAVIAEKARGEDVRGVLDQIAPLVRARFGNQLNVIVVEGEPDSPRGRRRTSGSLWERISAEGVSIFEPEKRQAHA, via the coding sequence ATGCGACTTCACGCGCCTCTGAACGACCTGTTTCGCACGGGGAGTCACGTCCGAATCCTTCGGGCGCTCAACGACCTGCCCGCGGGACACGCAACCAGCGCGCGCGACCTCGCCCGGCGCGCGGGAATCTCTCACCCGACCGCATCCGCAGTCCTTGCTTCTCTCCTGGACCAAGGCTTGGTCAAGGTGCGCCGCACCCCGCGCGCGGACTTGTTCGAGTTCAACCGATCCCATGCGCTCGTGGAGCACATAACTCCCCTGTTGGACTGGGAGCAATCTGCGGATCGCGATCTCACCACGTTCCTGCGCACTCGTCTTTCGCGAACGAAGCACGGGGTTCGCGACGCCTTCATCTTTGGGAGCGCAGCCCGTGGGGACATGCAACCCTCAAGCGACATCGATCTCGCGGTTATCGCCGAGAAGGCCCGCGGAGAGGACGTGCGAGGGGTGCTCGACCAGATAGCCCCTCTCGTGCGCGCAAGGTTCGGCAACCAACTCAACGTCATCGTCGTTGAGGGTGAGCCCGATTCGCCACGCGGACGACGGCGAACTTCAGGGTCCCTTTGGGAACGCATATCTGCCGAAGGAGTCTCCATCTTCGAGCCCGAGAAGCGGCAAGCGCATGCCTAG
- a CDS encoding DUF2207 domain-containing protein, whose protein sequence is MRRTGSIKRGVFLVLAAALVVGPVTAARAKSFEFSRVFMRVQIERDGSFTVSESRVFDFDGTFHRAFIQIARGDWVVTPVEVGEGEPGAGFRPYRRVDSVGSEVSETWLFTHGDPDEIRWFYDAADEQRAFTAVYRVSGAVRRYDDVAELYWKFIGDGWDAATADVRIEVLLPDDAAATDVRVWGHGPLEGSVQKLPSGALVRGGVWTTGYLPASTFLEARMTFPTSLVPEAPRASGARLRDVLAEEEGFAADANRARLLARVWNILAPLAALVSLAFFLWLFFRYGKEPQIPRVGQYLREPPTEDPPAVVGYLMRWGKVEPLDMVATVLDLARRGYLRIGEVRHERGLLFKRPKYEYRLAFAKSPDDRLVPHEKQVLGLLRDAGSGADGITDAELKDWAKRNPSEMRATLAAFATAVKKEAARRKLIESRGKVIGLSVAAAVTAGLIAMAGLLAQVAGTEGDVLARAPGPVFAFIVLAAQLAMTPLLRRRTPTGAAQHEGWKAFERFLKDFSRLRESRPTAVVMWEKYLVYAVALGAAGEVARALQVHAPEAVQGGGFPWYVWSSDGGARSFTTSMSSFTTSFTASAQAAFATAPSSGSGGGGGFSGGGGGGGGGGGGGAS, encoded by the coding sequence GTGCGACGTACGGGTTCCATCAAACGCGGCGTGTTCTTGGTGCTTGCCGCCGCGCTCGTCGTCGGGCCGGTGACGGCCGCGCGCGCCAAGTCCTTCGAGTTCTCCCGCGTGTTCATGCGGGTGCAGATCGAGCGTGACGGGTCCTTCACGGTGAGCGAAAGTCGCGTCTTCGACTTCGACGGCACGTTCCACCGAGCGTTCATCCAGATCGCGCGCGGCGACTGGGTGGTAACGCCGGTTGAAGTGGGGGAGGGCGAGCCGGGCGCCGGGTTCCGCCCTTACCGCCGCGTGGACTCCGTCGGCAGTGAGGTTTCCGAAACGTGGCTGTTTACGCACGGAGATCCCGACGAGATCCGGTGGTTCTACGACGCTGCCGACGAGCAACGTGCGTTTACCGCTGTCTACCGCGTATCCGGCGCCGTGCGCAGATACGACGACGTGGCCGAGCTGTATTGGAAGTTCATTGGGGACGGCTGGGACGCCGCGACGGCCGACGTGCGCATCGAGGTCCTGCTGCCGGACGACGCTGCGGCGACCGACGTCCGAGTGTGGGGACACGGACCGCTTGAGGGCTCGGTGCAGAAGTTGCCGTCCGGCGCCCTAGTGCGCGGCGGAGTGTGGACGACCGGGTACTTGCCGGCGAGCACGTTTCTTGAGGCCCGCATGACGTTTCCGACGTCGTTGGTACCCGAGGCGCCACGCGCGTCCGGCGCGCGCCTTCGTGACGTCCTGGCCGAAGAGGAGGGCTTCGCAGCAGATGCGAACCGCGCGCGCCTGCTGGCCCGAGTCTGGAACATCCTCGCCCCGCTCGCCGCACTCGTTTCGCTGGCGTTCTTCCTGTGGTTGTTCTTCCGTTACGGAAAGGAGCCGCAGATCCCGCGCGTCGGTCAGTACTTGCGGGAGCCGCCGACCGAGGATCCTCCTGCGGTCGTGGGGTATCTCATGCGCTGGGGGAAGGTCGAGCCGCTCGACATGGTCGCAACGGTGCTCGACCTTGCCCGACGAGGCTACTTACGCATCGGCGAAGTCCGCCACGAGCGAGGCCTGCTGTTCAAGCGGCCGAAGTACGAGTACCGGCTCGCTTTCGCGAAGTCGCCGGATGACCGTTTGGTCCCACATGAGAAGCAGGTGCTCGGCTTGCTGCGAGACGCGGGTTCGGGTGCGGACGGGATTACCGACGCCGAACTCAAGGACTGGGCGAAGCGGAACCCGTCGGAGATGCGCGCAACGCTCGCCGCGTTCGCGACCGCGGTAAAGAAGGAAGCCGCGCGTCGCAAGCTGATCGAGTCGCGCGGCAAGGTGATCGGCCTCAGCGTCGCCGCAGCGGTTACCGCCGGGCTGATTGCGATGGCCGGCCTCCTGGCGCAGGTCGCCGGAACCGAGGGAGACGTACTCGCGCGCGCGCCCGGCCCCGTCTTCGCCTTCATCGTCCTGGCCGCGCAACTTGCCATGACGCCGCTTCTGCGTCGACGCACGCCGACCGGCGCGGCGCAGCATGAAGGCTGGAAGGCGTTCGAGCGGTTCCTCAAGGACTTCTCCAGGTTGCGCGAGTCACGCCCGACCGCGGTCGTCATGTGGGAGAAGTACCTCGTCTACGCGGTTGCCCTTGGAGCGGCGGGTGAGGTGGCGCGCGCATTGCAGGTGCATGCGCCGGAGGCGGTGCAGGGGGGCGGCTTCCCCTGGTATGTGTGGTCATCCGACGGTGGCGCCCGCAGCTTCACGACATCGATGAGTTCGTTCACCACTTCTTTCACGGCCTCCGCGCAGGCGGCCTTTGCGACGGCGCCCTCCAGTGGGAGCGGCGGCGGCGGCGGGTTCTCCGGTGGCGGCGGCGGCGGAGGAGGCGGCGGCGGCGGCGGGGCGAGCTGA
- a CDS encoding CehA/McbA family metallohydrolase, translating into MRHTRVKSLLASLAVAVAIVQPVASRAAGDPEFLPLVGALHEHSGYSDGDPGATPGTYFASGKNHGIDFMFSADHSDNLDVPVTLSDKCLGPGIVTCPGGDPDPARALRKWDATLQYAREVTDENFTAARGFEWTSDRFGHINVFFSRNFANAKTDGGYAGTMESFWNWFTTPAYLQGGLDGLAVFNHPNDKKLPQVGDQDPGRNWNEFAYVAAADNRMVGIELYNTNDEYGDWYVRALDKGWHVGAIGAEDAHTFDDDWGASKWAKTVILSAGRSEAELRSAMQARRFYAVRDGDIRLTFSVDGAIMGSRLQRAPGQALVVKATTNRSDLTLDLITSGGDVVVGGTSSIDAPVVATPDDKYYFVRARDAAGNAVAFSSPVWIEATPAGTAGEWLAGDLHVHTCASHDVWCGPDDDNTGMEEFYTFGGSVEERFIEASIRGLDYLAITDHQRPESSQDPGFGTHGVIGVPGYENSIHGHAQMLGATHTFDAGDENAPAVQSMVDALRAEGGVFQANHPADNIKAKPFACEDTDLLHWKYGYDVQPDTIEVWNIAQWFQPPFPSATSNEDAGRYWECWLNRGAHIGATGGSDSHWLTLSAFQGVGNPTTWVFTRERSARGILAGVREGRTSISMVPPAYGRLRLILEADADGDGVFESMIGDTVPRGVKMRARAEGLPPGGVVDIRANGGPLLTGEPLIPGGAVTFTSPPDAGWVRAILMLPDGTAERGATCDSTFGGSTTYCRNRVLVAALTSAIYMS; encoded by the coding sequence ATGCGCCACACTCGCGTCAAGAGCCTGCTTGCTTCGCTCGCGGTCGCCGTTGCGATCGTGCAGCCGGTCGCGTCACGCGCAGCGGGTGATCCTGAGTTCCTCCCTCTGGTGGGGGCGCTGCACGAGCACAGCGGTTATTCCGATGGCGACCCGGGCGCGACGCCGGGTACGTACTTCGCTTCGGGCAAGAACCACGGCATCGACTTCATGTTCAGCGCCGACCACTCCGACAACCTTGACGTTCCCGTAACGCTTAGCGATAAGTGCCTTGGACCGGGCATCGTCACGTGCCCGGGGGGAGATCCCGATCCGGCGCGCGCGCTGCGCAAATGGGACGCGACGCTTCAGTACGCGCGCGAGGTTACGGATGAGAACTTCACCGCGGCGCGGGGGTTTGAGTGGACTTCGGACCGCTTCGGTCACATCAACGTCTTCTTCTCGCGTAACTTCGCAAACGCCAAGACCGACGGCGGCTACGCCGGCACCATGGAGTCTTTCTGGAACTGGTTTACGACGCCGGCGTATCTACAGGGCGGGCTCGACGGGCTGGCGGTATTCAACCATCCCAACGACAAGAAGCTGCCGCAGGTCGGCGACCAGGATCCCGGCCGCAACTGGAATGAATTCGCTTACGTCGCGGCGGCCGACAACCGTATGGTCGGCATCGAGCTGTACAACACCAACGACGAGTACGGCGACTGGTACGTGCGCGCGTTGGACAAGGGCTGGCACGTCGGCGCGATCGGCGCGGAGGACGCGCACACGTTCGACGATGACTGGGGCGCGTCGAAGTGGGCCAAGACTGTGATCTTGTCCGCCGGGCGCTCCGAGGCGGAACTACGTTCCGCGATGCAGGCGCGGAGGTTCTACGCGGTCCGCGACGGGGACATCCGCCTGACGTTCTCGGTGGACGGCGCGATCATGGGATCCCGCCTCCAGCGCGCGCCGGGGCAAGCGCTTGTGGTCAAGGCGACGACCAACCGATCGGATTTGACGCTGGATCTGATCACGAGCGGCGGCGACGTGGTGGTCGGCGGGACGAGTTCGATCGACGCGCCGGTTGTGGCCACACCGGACGACAAGTACTACTTCGTGCGCGCGCGCGACGCTGCGGGGAACGCGGTTGCGTTTTCCAGTCCGGTTTGGATCGAGGCGACGCCGGCCGGAACGGCCGGCGAGTGGCTGGCCGGGGACTTGCATGTGCACACTTGTGCGTCGCATGACGTGTGGTGTGGCCCCGACGACGACAACACCGGGATGGAAGAGTTCTACACGTTCGGCGGATCGGTCGAGGAACGCTTCATCGAGGCATCCATTCGAGGGCTCGACTACTTGGCGATTACGGACCACCAGAGACCTGAGTCGTCGCAAGACCCGGGGTTCGGCACGCACGGCGTCATCGGAGTTCCCGGGTACGAGAACTCGATCCACGGCCACGCGCAGATGCTCGGGGCGACGCACACGTTCGACGCCGGTGACGAGAATGCGCCCGCCGTGCAGTCGATGGTCGATGCGTTGCGCGCGGAAGGCGGCGTGTTCCAGGCGAATCATCCGGCCGACAACATCAAGGCGAAGCCGTTCGCGTGTGAGGACACCGATCTGCTGCATTGGAAGTACGGCTACGACGTGCAGCCGGACACCATCGAGGTGTGGAACATCGCGCAGTGGTTCCAGCCGCCGTTTCCTTCGGCGACATCCAACGAGGATGCCGGACGTTACTGGGAGTGCTGGTTGAACCGGGGCGCGCACATCGGCGCGACGGGCGGCAGCGACTCGCACTGGCTGACGCTGTCGGCGTTCCAAGGCGTCGGGAACCCAACAACGTGGGTGTTCACGCGCGAACGCAGCGCGCGCGGAATCCTGGCCGGGGTCCGCGAAGGCCGCACGTCGATCTCGATGGTGCCGCCGGCCTACGGACGGTTGCGCCTGATCCTTGAGGCCGACGCCGACGGTGACGGCGTGTTCGAGTCGATGATCGGCGACACGGTGCCGCGCGGCGTCAAGATGCGGGCGCGCGCCGAGGGGCTTCCGCCGGGCGGCGTTGTGGACATCCGGGCGAACGGTGGTCCGCTGCTCACCGGTGAGCCGCTCATTCCCGGCGGAGCGGTGACGTTTACCTCGCCGCCGGACGCAGGCTGGGTGCGCGCGATCCTGATGCTGCCCGACGGCACCGCCGAGCGCGGCGCCACTTGCGATTCGACCTTCGGGGGCTCCACAACCTACTGTCGCAATCGTGTTCTGGTGGCGGCGCTCACCTCCGCGATCTACATGTCGTAG